ATCATTATGTTCTATACATAACATAATCTGGAGTTTCACCAAACAACGACATTACTCAAACAACACGCCACACCCGTTCGAAACACGCAAACAACATATGAAACCAGTGACACACATGTGGATACCGGAAAGAAGCTTCGTAAAATGAGACTTAGACTGCTTCTTCCGGTTTTCGACTTGTCATCAGCCACAACTTCACATGTAAATCACCAACCCAATCCAAATCAGCGAACGATAGAAACGTACGCGGAAACAAAAAACTTTTAGAAGGATGAAATGCAAAACGCTAACCTGCGGTCGTAAACTTCACCAAGCCTTCAATTGTGAATTTATGTTGGTATGAAAAAATTAAAAAAAAATTGAGCAAATGTAAATTCTATGTGCACGGGAAGAACGAAAAAGAAAAGTTTACTTACTGATTTCCATTAATAAGAATCTAGGATGATGATGAAAGCTTCTTTTGTTAGGGACTGAAACTCTCGGCCATGAAAACCCATAAGCTACCCGCCTCGCTTCACACTTCTGGCCTCAAGGTTGACTTTATAGCTTCCCAAAACCTGAGAAGTCGGACCTCCACGGTGGAAGAACAACGATCCGCTTTCAAATCAGAGAGTATGACAGATGAGTTAGATATAATACTGAAAGAAGTTTCTCTCGTATGATTAGAAAGATGGTGAAGATGATATTCATGGGATGGAGACGGACCTTTTTATAGGTTGAGTTCCGCCGCCTGGAAAGGAGATAAGGAGCATTAAATGACGAATTGTAATTCATCTTGTAACGAATAGGGGAGATGAACCAAGAAACGTCAGGAACAGAGATTGAACCTTCATTGTTTCCCATTCTGTGCTTGAGAAAACGAATGGCCCTAATCTAAGGTCGACATTATCGAAGAAGGAGAACGCCGTGACTTTGTCTGTCGATTTTTTCAAGCCCAAACGTTTAAGCCCTTTAACATAAAACAATAGTGAAGCTCATTAGAAAGATAGACACGTGTCAAGCTCTCATATCTCTATTTTATGACGTGGCTGTAGGAGGGTTGAGAGAATCTCTCCTTTATATAATTAGATATATATATAATGAAGAAAAATAAATATTCAAAGTCAAGTAAATCTATAACATATATTTCATTTCCTTAAAATAAAGTATAGTCAAATAATTTCTTTTTAACACAGAAATGTATAATCAAATATTTCTCCTCAATTATGTATATACGTATAGTTTTTTTCTCTTCTAATAATATAACACATCATCCTACACATTAATATCATATATTTTTTTTTAATAATTTGAATAAACAGATATATCCCAATATATAAAAAAAGATTGGGAATGAGCTCTCATTCTATGAGTCTATCTACCTTATGAAATATAACCAGCCAATGGAGAGTTCAGAGATCAGCAAGATGATAGGTCAATAAAAAGTTAGAGCCCAAAAACTGCTTCGTACACGACTTTTTATGCTGAATTGGGCTCTTTACAATATCTTTTTCTTTTATCTTCAAAGTTGGCCCATTTTTAGTCCATTTACACACATTCGTTATCTTCTCCCGGCTTCACCTTCATCGTCGTTATTCACATCATTTCATTTTCATTCGTCAATGCCTCCCTCCCACTATCAACACTCATAAATTCCATTAATATTACTCCATCAAGAGACATGCAACAGTTTCGATCAAAACGAACTATTTCCACGCCTATATAGTAACAATTGCGCAATTTTTTAACCTCTTCCTAATTATACATATTATAAGTATTAAAACCAATTTTTCCTCAATCCGAAAAAATCAAAACTCGTATCTCCATAATGTATTATGTATGAACTAAAATCCACACAATCCGATTTAGATAGGTTTACTACTCAAAAATTTGAAACATAACCAATAACTAACCTAATTGAATTGATATAATCTCTCTTTTTTTTTTATTTACCAAATCTTGATTCGGAAGTTGGGTCAGATTTGTATTTGGATCTCAGGTTGGGTCAGATTTTAAATCCGATCCAAAACATACTAATTTGGTACCGGTTTATGTTCAAACCACCAAAAGTAAGCTAAACCTTTATTTATGATATGAGTTTCAATTTTTTCTGATTCGAGAGAAATAAGAGAAATAAGTTTTAATAATTTGTGAATTTTTAATACTTTTAATATGTAAAATTAGGACTAAGTTAAAAGATCATGTGTAATTGTTGTTATACGATATTTCTAGTGCGTAGACGAGCATTTTGCCTTCGAATCTAAATAAAAGTTTATTGGGTTAAAAAGTAAACCATGTATGGGCCCATATAAGGTAAAATTTAATAATATTATTAAATTATTTTTTCCCACATTCCCGTTAACCCAAAAAGGGAGAGGGGGAGAGAGGAAGGTCAAGCGACGAGAAAGACGAACCAAGAAGAAGAATATGTATACGAAATACGTACACTCCTGCGTTTTTGTACTCAACGTACCGTCAGAGACAGTGATTCTCTTCCACCCACGAAAATACCTCCGATCGCGAACCTAAACCGTTTGACCCAAAAACGGTGTATTTGATGGCAGGGGCGGTCCCAGTGTATTAGAGGGCAGTGTATTAGAGGGTGTGGCATGTGCTCCACCCTAATTTTTTTTTGTTCATTCACATCTAGTGTTAAATTTAGTTAAGTACACTTACATATTAAACTTCTAGTTATAGAAATGGTTAAGTGCCCCATACTTAAAACCATCTTGGATCCGCCCCTGTTTGATGGTGATGTTTGTTGGAATCGTACAATAAAGAATCTAAAGATAAGGATTAGGTTCTTGAGGTTTAGGAGAAATCTTCATAAAATCAAATGAAAAAATAACATCCAAGAAATTTTATTAATCAAAGATTGCATTACAAGAATGATTTCTAGTGTAAAATGAATCAAATAATGTATAAAATCCTTATAAGATGTGTAGAGCTGGAAATTTTAGTTTTTACCCGCGGGTCCCGTTCCGTTTGACCCGCTGCGGGGCGGATGCGGGTTGGCCATTTCGAAAAATTCAACATGCGGGTGCGGGTCGAGTATATTCTACGCGGGGCGGGTGCGGGTCGGTCGATTTTGAATCGCGGGTACTCGCTAACCCGTAAAAAAATTCAAAAAATAATATATATTTTCATAAAAAATATATAAAATACTATAAAGTCAGAAAATAATATATAATTTAATTATTTTATTAGAAAAATAAGTATTATATAATTAAAATATAATTAAAATAATTATTTTATTAAAATTTATCTTACCCATGGGTCCCGCGGGTTATCCGCAAACTTGGGGGGGACGGGTGCGGGTATGTGTATCTTTCTTTGTGGGTCATGCGGGTCGAAGTTTTGAGTGAAAAAATGAGTCGACCCTCGGGTTGGCGGGGCGGGCGGGGCGGGTTGACCCGCGAACCCAGCTCTAGTTATAGGTCTAAATGGAAAAGAGAGGATCCTTTGTAATAAGAAGGTAGCTCCTTATTTATAGAAGAAAGATATCTAGGGTTTCCTAACAAAGTGAGTCTAATTCATTGTCTTAATGAGCCTTGAGGGAGGATGTAAATCCACCCCCAACAATATTTGATGTTTCTTTCTTATTTTTGAATCGATTTTATTTAGGGCAATTCTTCTAAATAGACCATTTTCAAGTTTTGGTCTTTTACGAATAGGGTTTATGAGACAATGAACTAGGCACATACTCATGTCGCAGACGATTGCCATGAACGGGTCGTCATGGTTAGGTTGCCATAGATGAAGTGTCATAGACGGACCGTCTCGGGCGAGCTGTCATCGACATACTTCTGATTCCGATTAGACTTCTTACTCCGGGATGGTTGCGCGAACGATCTGTGAGGACAGTGTTCTGAACCACCGGAGCAAGTTGCCATGGATGAAGCGTCGATCGACAAACTGCCAAAGACAAGTCGCCATAGACATCATCATGAACGTACCGCCATGAGCGAACCACCACAATCAAATCGCTACGGGTGGACGTGTCTTCGCGGTGTCACGTCATGCTCGAGACTTGCAAGCAATCCGAGTAACTGCGAGAGAGCTATCCATGACGAGTAACCGCAAGAGAGCGATCCGTGTCGAGTAACCGCAAGAGAGCGATCTGTGCCGAGTAACTGCAAGAGAGTGAGTCGAGTGACTGCGAGAGATCGATCCGAGTGACTGCGAGAGATCGATCCAAGCGACTGCGAGAGATTGATCCAAGCGACTGCGAGAGAACGATCTGCGCCGAGTAACTGCGAGAGAGTTATCCGTGACGGGTAACCACAAGAGAGCGATCTGTGTCGAGTAACTGCAAGAGAGCGAGTTGAGTGACCGCGAGAGATCGATCCGAGTGACTGTGAGAGAACGATCTGCGCCGAGTAACTGCGAGAGAGCTATCCATGACGAGTAACCACAAGAGAGCAAGTCGAGTGACCGCGAGAGATCGATCCGAGCGATTGCGAGAGAAAGATCTACGCCGAATAACTGCGAGAGAGCTGTCCGAGTGAATGCGAGAAAGCGATCAACGCCGAGTAACGAGTAACCGCGAGAGAGAGAGATCTGGATTCTCCCAAGTTTGATATGCTTTGAAGATAGTTCTCATTGTTCTCCCTCCTTCTAGCGCCAACTGTTTGACCCAAAAACGATGTATTTGCTGGTGATGTTTGTTGGAATCATACAATAAAGAATCTAAAGATAAGGATTAGATTCTTGAGGTTTAGGAGAAATCTTCATAGAATCAAATGAGAAAAATAACGTCCAAGAGACTTTATTAATCAAAGATTGCATTACAAAAATGATTTCTAGCGTAAAGTTAATCAAAAAATGTATAAAATCCTTATAGGATGTGTTATAGGTCTAAATGGAAAAGAGAAGATCTTTTGTAATAAGAAGGTAGCTCCTTATTTATATAAGAAAGATAGCTAGGGTTTTCTAACAAAGTGGGTTTAATTCATTGTGTTAATGGGCCTTGAGGGAGGATGTAAATCCACCCCCATCATAAGCGGTGGGTGTTTCCCGGAAAGGTTTATTGATGTTATAATTTTTTAATCTCATGAACTGGAACTTCCTACGCTTAGAAACATTTTTTTCTTACCAAATAAAGTCACTCCACTAACTGTAACCACTGATTTTGTTTCCCCAAGCTAAGATGTATTCAAGATCTCCAACAACTCAGTGGAAGAAAGACGCTGGGAATCAAACTGATGACACCGATTCTGAGCCTCAAATGAGCTATGAGGGTGTTGGTTCTGATGCTGTGGATACCGAGATGAAAGATGTTGTTGTCTCTTCTCCAGAGGATAAACTCACTCAGCCTGAAGGACAACCCTCTCTCTCTGATGCCACAGTTTGCTAGTGAAGCTTGTGCAGCAAGCAAGACAGCACGTGTAGTCAATACTACTTCATCTAAAGTCTCAAACGCTGGAGGTTCTACTAGTACTACGCTAAGCCTTGAATTCTTTCAAAATGAGATTCAGCGATCAGGAAGTGAGGATGAGAAATCTACTAAAGATGCTGTGACTCGTGGAATGGACGATAAACCGGTTTCTCACGTTGGTGACGTGCCAGAGGAGCTTCAGCTAGAGTTTGGTGATAAGAAAATGTGTGCTTCAGCCGTTGCTAGTGAAACAAACCATGATCATTCTGCTTCATCAAAATGTGAATTTGTTTGAAAGTAGAGAAGAAACGGTGAAAGAATCTCAAATAAGGATTCTTGAGAAGTGGTTTAAATTTGCAAGATCAAAGTAGTTTTTGGTATCATTCAGAGAATCAGAAAAGAGCTTTAAGTTTTCCATATTTTGTTTAGAAACTTAGAATAGTTAGCAAAATTATTACTCTCTCTCGTTTGTGTTTTTGCTATTTTGCCAACAAACACATAGTATATACTTTTGGCTAAATCTTTTCCCTTGGCATTTTTATGCAACTTTAGAGGTTCTTTCACAGTCCCATTTACAGGAAGAAATATGAAATAATTAAGCTTTTATTGTTGTGAACAGAGAGAAAGAAGCAATCAGTTAATCTTATTATTTCATAGGTCACGATATAGAGGGATACAACATTAGGGATTCAGAATCCTCTAGAACATGGGCTTATGGGCCTAATGGACATCCACATAATAGTTTATAACACTCTCCCTTGGATGTACATTAAAAATTATTTCCTAAAGCGCATAAGATGCTACATCATTAAAAATCTTACCAGGAAAACCCAGTGGGAAAAATCGTAGTGAAGAGAAAAAGAGTGCAGCGCGCATCTACTCCCCCTGATGAGAACATAACTTGATATATCTAAGAGGACACAATCCAATGTGATGAAGTAACTTCTTCGTCTTGGGGTTGGACCGGTTTACTTCTATTGGCAGATTTGACACTCCTCACTGAAACTTGAATATCTTGGTGACCGTAGGATAAAATTACTTCAAACCACTTGGAAATCGAAGCTAACATCCATGTATAACTTTAGGCACCGATCTGGCTCTGTTAAGATGAAAATATCGAGCGGTATTAGGTATTCAGAAAGAGCTTGTACATGTCCCATGAAAACAGCCATATCTCGAGTTCTAATGACTTGATTCAAATTGGAGATGAAAATATATTCAAAGATCTTTCTCCGGACACCAATTTCATATTTTAATTCCATCTAGAAGGTCTCCTTTGATTCAAAAAATTTCGACCTTTGATTCTGTTACACGAATGGAATGTGTTCATCACTTGATTCTTCTTCAAGTATAACTGATCTTAATCTTTCTCTTCCTCGTTTCTCAATCTCAAAATACATTGGAAGATTGATAGATTTTTCGTCACTTAAGTGATAAGATTCATTTTTAAGTATCTATCATTTGCGTGTTCTTTGTTGCCTCGTTAAAACCTTGACATGGAAAACCCAATAGAACAAAACCAATGACAAGGAAAAAAAGTACAACCACATACATCATCATATTCTCCCCCTGAAAGCATCATCTTAGGGAGATGTATTCTCATCATATATACATAATCCTTTTAGGAATTGCTATAATCATATTCTTAAAGAATAAACTCGTTTGATTGTCAGAGGATCTCTTAGACCATTTGACTTCTTGTCCATAAAATTACTTTCACACAAAAGATAGTATTTTGGTCTATATTTGGACTCCATATGTACAAATTTCCTTTTATAGACAATCTTTTAAACTTTGATATTGTAAATACTTGTACATACGAGTTATTCTCTTTCTTCTTATAAAATTTACTAGTATGACCACTCTTCTTGTCATTTGAAATCACATCTTTCAATCATGTTAGAAATCATTAAATTTCGAACCATGGTACTTCATGACCAAGAAGTATTTTCTTTATATGTTTAAATATCATGGTACTTCATGTTCTCGAGAACTAGCACTTACTGCTTCTAATAGTCCAAATCCTTATGAGGTTTACTGTTTTTTACAGTTTATATTCTTTTGAATCTTTCACATAAGTTTCATTGTTCCAGTGGCTCTCAGTTCTTTTTCTTTGTTGCCAGACTAAAGAAACTTGAAAGTTGATGCTTCCACCACATGATGATGTGTTTTTTTATAATCAATTATAGGCATGTCACAATCCTTGTTACAACATCACATCTTATGATTTCATCATCACATCTATTTCACATAAAGATCTATTTATGTGCTACTGGTTTTACACTTCAGGTGTATGGACTACTTGTCCAAATACTCTTCTCTTTCGAAGATATCTAATCCTGCATCTATTGCTTATTTCCATATTGGCCAATCATTTCTTTCTGTGTGTACACTTTTCAATAGATGGTTCATGATCCTCATTCTCATCAACTGCTAAATTGCATGCATATTCACGACGTCGATTTGATATGGTTCCATATTGTTCAAACATGACATACCTATTTGAGATTTCTTTATTCTCAGGTACTCGAATATCTTTCTTGTCATGTTTTCTATCTCTTCTCGAGATCCTTAATATTTCATTCCTCGATTCTGCCATTCTCATTCATGCTCCTTTTCTTTTTAGAGGATTATTATATTTGGAACCGA
The DNA window shown above is from Brassica oleracea var. oleracea cultivar TO1000 chromosome C3, BOL, whole genome shotgun sequence and carries:
- the LOC106329807 gene encoding uncharacterized protein LOC106329807, with protein sequence MYSRSPTTQWKKDAGNQTDDTDSEPQMSYEGVGSDAVDTEMKDVVVSSPEDKLTQPEGQPSLSDATRSGSEDEKSTKDAVTRGMDDKPVSHVGDVPEELQLEFGDKKMCASAVASETNHDHSASSKCEFV